One region of Bradyrhizobium betae genomic DNA includes:
- a CDS encoding glycosyl transferase: MLSVIIPTEGVEQTAVATLAALVPGAAAGIIREVLLIDGTRNGVIERVADVAGCRFVGFEGSSQGAALAAGALQARSPWLMFLPAGAVLETGWIEETTQFIQAVSTSGRDRAAVFRYARSPYADTGFRDMLRAVVRKLVGPLGDQGLLIARDHYDRIGGYPPQARRSEARLLRRLGRSSRTMLRSRIVMVG, encoded by the coding sequence ATGCTGAGCGTCATCATACCGACCGAAGGCGTCGAGCAGACGGCGGTCGCCACCTTGGCGGCGCTGGTCCCCGGCGCCGCGGCCGGCATCATCCGGGAAGTGCTTTTGATCGACGGCACCCGCAACGGCGTCATCGAGCGCGTTGCCGACGTCGCGGGCTGCCGTTTCGTCGGCTTCGAGGGCTCCTCGCAGGGTGCGGCGCTGGCCGCCGGCGCGCTCCAGGCCCGCTCGCCCTGGCTGATGTTTCTCCCCGCCGGCGCGGTGCTCGAAACCGGCTGGATCGAGGAGACGACCCAGTTCATCCAGGCCGTCTCGACCAGCGGCCGGGACCGTGCCGCAGTGTTCCGCTACGCGCGCTCGCCATACGCCGATACCGGATTCCGCGACATGCTCCGCGCCGTCGTGCGCAAGCTGGTTGGTCCGCTGGGCGATCAGGGACTTTTGATCGCGCGTGATCACTACGACCGGATCGGCGGCTACCCGCCCCAGGCCCGCCGCTCCGAGGCACGGCTGCTGCGGCGGCTCGGCCGCTCCTCCCGGACCATGCTGCGCAGCCGGATCGTCATGGTCGGCTGA
- a CDS encoding bifunctional helix-turn-helix transcriptional regulator/GNAT family N-acetyltransferase, producing the protein MPTNGTDDHIAAVRTFNRFYTRKLGVLDQHLGKSPFSLSEARVLYELAHRDDLAAKEIGNELGLDPGYLSRIVQGFDEKGLITRKPLPADRRQYQLSLTAKGRQAFAKLNLGSQNEVAAMLAPLSAGDAARLTQAMATIEDVLEPRRSQPAAFMLRSHRVGDMGWVISRQAAAYAADYNWDISYEALVAKICAQFIENYDPAREHCWIAEANGEPIGSIFLVKATDEIAKLRLLQVEKKARGLGVGRALVEQCIQGARERGYSRMTLWTQSILVAARGIYQSAGFRLVATEPHHSFGQDLVGETWERDL; encoded by the coding sequence ATGCCGACCAACGGTACCGACGACCACATCGCAGCGGTGCGCACCTTCAACCGCTTTTACACCCGCAAGCTCGGCGTGCTCGACCAGCATCTCGGCAAGAGCCCGTTCTCGCTCAGCGAAGCCCGCGTGCTCTACGAGCTCGCGCATCGCGACGACCTTGCGGCAAAAGAGATCGGAAACGAGCTTGGTCTTGATCCCGGCTATCTCAGCCGCATCGTCCAAGGCTTCGATGAGAAGGGACTCATCACGCGAAAGCCCCTGCCCGCGGACCGCCGGCAATACCAGCTCAGTCTCACCGCCAAGGGGCGCCAGGCCTTCGCCAAGCTGAACCTGGGCTCGCAAAACGAGGTCGCCGCAATGCTGGCTCCGCTTTCGGCCGGCGATGCAGCGCGGCTCACGCAAGCCATGGCGACCATCGAGGACGTGCTGGAGCCGCGCCGGAGCCAGCCCGCGGCGTTCATGCTGCGCAGCCACCGTGTCGGCGACATGGGCTGGGTGATCTCGCGGCAGGCCGCCGCCTATGCCGCGGATTACAACTGGGACATCAGCTACGAGGCGCTGGTCGCCAAGATCTGCGCGCAATTCATTGAGAACTACGACCCCGCGCGTGAGCACTGCTGGATCGCGGAAGCCAATGGCGAGCCGATCGGCTCGATCTTTCTGGTCAAGGCCACGGACGAGATCGCCAAGCTCCGCCTGTTGCAGGTCGAGAAGAAAGCGCGCGGGCTCGGTGTCGGCCGCGCGCTGGTCGAGCAATGCATCCAGGGCGCTCGCGAGCGAGGCTACAGCAGGATGACGCTGTGGACCCAGAGCATCCTGGTGGCCGCACGCGGCATCTATCAAAGTGCGGGCTTCAGGCTGGTCGCCACTGAGCCGCATCACAGCTTCGGGCAAGATTTGGTCGGCGAGACCTGGGAGCGGGATCTGTAG